The Solanum pennellii chromosome 11, SPENNV200 sequence AAATTAACTGAAAAGTAACATTAGAATTATAATATTACTTGGAACAGCCCAAAGCCTGAGATGAGAAGTTACATTCTCAGAACCTTACCGGCAGTCCTCTTGCTCCAAAGAACCTGAGTATCGATGGTTGTAAGATGTTCATCATCAAGTCGCTTCCATGTTTTAATAGATTTGACATCTCCCCACCCTCCTTTCCCTGTTTTTTCCAAAGATGCTACTACCATCCTTGCCCTCCTTGACCATCCAGCCTTCCCATAAGCGTGATATCCAAATCCTCCAGCATAGCAAAGATTTATGTCCATCAACTTGCCACAAAAATCATTTATGTGATCATGGCCAGCGAATGCTGCCTTTACATCACCAGCTTCCACCATAGTGGTGAAGAAACCTGAATTTATTGAAGCAGAGCTTATGCCTTCTTGTCTAACCCCTGTGAAGTTTGATGAGTCAAAACTTGCATATTCAGGAAGTGGAATATGAAAGTAAGCAAGTCCTGGAGCAGGAGCCTTCCTAGCATTTGAATAGTGCAGGTAAGTTTTCTGCATTTGAAAGATTAATTGAGTTTGTGTCAATGTTCACAAGTTAAGAGATACAGtgactaatatatattttttgaacaaGAAGAGACAATCGATTAATATAACAGCACAAAAACAGTAACTGTGGTACCTTAAGCTTCCTAGAGGTGCGTTGAAACCAGAACTGTTGAGAGGGTTTAATCCAACCATAACCAGGGATGGATGGAACAGTAGAGTAATCTCCACTGTCAAGGAAATACAGATTGAGAACGGACTTATTAGTCAGCTCGGAACCCTCAGTCCCATGGACTTCCAGATTATAATTCCCAAAACCATCAATATCAGGAACGTCGGGAGGATTCAACTGAGATAAAGTACTTTTCATGCCAATGATATGTTTCATCACGTCTTCCCTTGAGAGTGTAGATTCCTGGTCATGATTTCCTAGTACTGCAGCCCATGGTATGTTTGAAGATATTGCAGGAGCAAAAGCAGCATCCATGGACTTTACAGGATCCGTAGCATCAGATCCAAATATGTTGTCCCCTGCCATGGTTAAATTGGTTTAATAAAAGGGAAGGTTCAAACACAGTCAGTAAAGGGAAAAGCTTAAGGACGAAATTTAGATGTAATATTATTGAGCTGCTATTAAGAGGATACTTTTAAGTCCTTAGATttcagaaaaaattcaaaactgaTAATTGTTCTTCTGTTTGAGttttttgagttttgagttcAATCTGTTTCTGCGAAACAGCTCAAAATGCACTTCAATCCCTTGCTCAGTTACTCAAAACAAATAcgtaattaatcaatttaatgcATCTAGTTCAGAAATTTTACAAACTTACTGACAATAACCGAACTCAAACAACATCAAAATTCGAGATAAGTGTAAATATTCACACTCGCTCCATTTCCTGAGCAAAGCCAATAACACTTAATGACAATATTCAGTCTAGCCTGTTTGGCCAAGCTTCTGAGAAGCCAAAAGTGAAGTTTCTTTTACAAACAAATGTTTCAGCAAATCAAGGCGTTTGACAAAGCTTTTAGAAAACAAACAAGTGTCTTCGAGAAGCTCAAAAATCAGCACCTCTCGAGAAACCTTACTTATTTTGGATGCTCAGCCGGAGTACTTTTTTTAATGACTACGGTGTCCATGCCAGCTTTTGCACGCCTAGACTAATTCACCTCCCACCAGCAATAGGCACAACATGTACCTCATCACTCTCAACCACTTCATATTCTCAGTCTGAGTACCTTTTcgaaatttttttaacaaatgaTCTATGCAGTACAAATCAGGTCtatcatgaaaaaaataactCGTACAAGTCAATCAACAACCAAACACAACGCAAGATATGAACATCAACTACAAAAATCGAAGAGACAGAGCGCGCGACAGAGAGAGCGAGTGTGTGTTTACCGGTGAACACAATGAGATGAGGTTTCTCGGCGTGAATCATCCTGAAAATGAAATCAGTAGTATTGAGATCGGAACACGAAGACATCTGCTGCGGCAACACATCTTCACACGGCGTCGTTTTTCCATCTCCGTAGTGAATATCCGCCACCTGCAAAATCCTAAACTCACCATTTTTTCCGTCGAATCTCAACTTCGCTAGCGGATTAGCAACTCCTCCAAACGCTTTACACAGTTGAAATGAGCTGAGAAATAGAAGCATTAGAATTAATTTTCTCAAATTCGAAATCTCCATAGCTGTAACAATCCTCACACTTCTAAGCTTAGAAAAACAGAGAAGGAGCAATAATAACGAGGAAGTAGTTCTTATGATGGAcccataataaatagatattacTTTTTccgatataatttaattatttaatacgtcgaataataatataaatggtaaaataaatatttaaaattaaattattattatttaaataatgtaaaaatgtaacttttttaatacaaaaatatagtaTTGGTAATTCTTTTACTACTTTTCGTTGAGCGAAGGACGTATAAAATATATCAccgatatatatacatacaagtgaaaatattaagaaaaagaaattctttttaattatataaataatataatttgtttttttttttaaataatcacGAGATGAGGTTTGTTTAGTTTTTGTCGGATTCTATGGAATTGTCATTATTCTCAAATTCTCAATCTTGCCAGTTTACTCGTGTAGTATGTCTAATTTAATAACTTTGGTTAAAGttgaattgattaattaaaataaaatttagttcAAAAAATGGAATATCTTAACTGATTTAAGAAATTGATAATAGATATTACTTCCTCCGTcgatttaataatattaaaaatagatgttcaataatatttgtgcattttatgaaatttatagataattttatattaagtttttaatGTATTCTTATCATTAATAATAGTTATTTCttgttatatttttcaagacattatatttattgtattcaaagggtgatataataaaattactcttttatttataatttcttaaggaGTGTACTAAATCAATAATGAACAACTATTGTTGAACAGAGATTTCTTTTGGAACTATTATTCGTTCAGTCAAGATTAGCAGTTGAATCAAAATTTTTCGGggaaaaattctaaaatatattCGAACTTTGATCGAAATTGTTGTTACGATACTAAACTTTGGAAAAGACTTTTTTACCCTGCAtgatttaatagtgtattttaaaagtatatatctatatccatgtgaaaataaaaaatattacataattatatgaagtcccGAGCCTAAAGggccaaaaaaattgaaaaaaaattcaaaagggtacattaaaaaaatttataaccaaaagggtaaaatagcTACTGTCGATTTATTTTAACGCTGTTAATCAAAATCGCTGATGTAGGAGCGATATTGtacacttttttttcttgaaaatcgcTGACCCTGCAGcgttttgcaatttttttaaagaatttttttgaaatcgtCGGCTTAGCAGCGATTTTTGTTATTGGTCTTTTTTTATTGGAAGGCAGCATCATTATAAAATTTGCGTTCAACTTTTTTAAGAAATCGCTGTCGAGACAGAGATTTCAgtggattattattattattttaaatatttttgtttaaagttATGTGCAAGTTGTATGGTAAATCGCTGCCGAAGCAACGATTTAATTAAAcgtctttgttttttttttgttttttttttgaaattttgtcaaATAGTGAAAACACTAAAATCGCTGCTGAGGCAGcgatttcaaaagaaaaattaaaaaaattcatttttataaaaaacgTTGTCATAGCAatgattttaaactttttttaaaaaaaagaattgcaaAAACGCTGCAGGGTAGcgattttctaaaattttttttggatagaATCGCTCCTAGAGCAGCGATTTTGTTATATTAATGACGTTAAAATAAATCGCTACTGACGTAGCGATTTTACCCTTTTGGTTAGAATTCTTTTTGATGTAtccttttagaatttttatcaaTTTCTTTTGCCCTTTAGGTTCTGAACTCAATATATATGGATATGTAAAAATTAATCACGAGAtggtttgtttgttttttctcGGACTCACGGTGTCTGTCAATTCGATGGAATAATCCTATGCTCAAATTCTCAATTTTGTCAGCTAaactagaaaattattttattttagtgtaaatTTTGCACCTAAcattttttatagtaatattttcaAGCTATAGCATTAGATTTTGAGTTTCGATATATGACATTTAATATCTCaagttataacatattattagaaaaaaaggttgatttaaaataattaaaaacatttgttttttaaataaaataaaaaggaaaaaaaattgttatgtatTAATTGGTAAGTGGCACGAATTGTGGGATTTAAATTAGATTTAGTTAATAATGGATTAACAAATTAGCACATATTAAGGAAttcaaaaaagatttaaatattcAGTTTCCTTAAAACGCTCAAATTagtttaaatcaaattaaaacatgattttttccttttttttctctctctataacatttttcattctcAATCCATGTTTGCAGAATTTTTActcctgttttttttttgactgatcaaatttttttttgttgtgaaaaaattgtgatttgttGTGATTGGGGACAATAActtatcaatattaattaaacatggtggaAGATGAGATCTGTCATGttgatatttattatagttttctGATTTGTTTTTAGTAATCTCTGTTAATAATAAAGTTTGTGATGTTTTTGTTTCACAACACATTTTGGTAGGtaaatattactataaaaaatgttatatacaataaaaattgcTATATACGAATGTTTAGACCAACAACGTGTTACATTATATACgtttattaaaattgaaaatataagcAAAAGTTGTTTTctgaaaatataaaacaaattgatATTACAGTGTGTTATTTTGTCTTTCAAATTCATTGTATTAAAAGTGTTGTAAGATTGTAcgatatttgtttttttatttggtaattttttttttatttgtggatATGTGTAATATTAATGGAATTGTTGGTgaaaaaatcttataaaattgGTCAACATGATGTTAGTTGTCTGGATTGCATATTAATATGGTATGAAATATGGAAATGCTAATTTGTTTGTCTGTTTCTGATTTGTAATGCAatgtttgtattattttttttaacattaataCTATGAAATgtgtattattttgatattaaatatttttattttattttttaatggcATATTTTTTTAGGAACTGTTTTTAATGAGCATTGATTTTCCATGTTAGGTGATACCATCGACGGTtgatatgtatgttgttgtCGAAGGACCAAAGAAGTACATAGTAAATTTAAACACGAGGATGTGTAGTTGCGGGAGATTTCACCATTATGAGATACCAAGTGATCATGTAATTGCAGTTCTTAGATACAGGAAAATGTATGAAGCATATTTCTGTTCTGCCTTTTATAGCCTGAAGAATTTCAGAGGTGCATATGTCATCCCTGCTGAACCTATCCCTGCGAGAGTACGTGGGATATACCCAGTTATATTTCAGAGCCTAAAGTAATTTCACCCAGTACAAGTAGATCAGTTAGAAAACCACATGTTGAACGCTGGAAGGAATTTGCTGATGTGAAATTCAAAAGGTCAAAGAATACTTGCAGTAGATGTCGTCAAGTTGGACATAACAGGAAGACATGTTCAAATTGTCCTGttcaaaaaaatgatttcttgatttttactttttgttacaCAACATGTTTTGTTTTATGGAATGAATTTGGTATAGTTAATATTTGAATAGTTGTGATTTCTTAATATTGtccaactataaataatattgaaacaCACTTTATGcctttttccaaattttattcCTATACTAATATATAGTTAAACAAGAATCATACATAGTTCATACAAAAAGCATATATATGGAATaactttttaaacatataattgTATAATGAAACTTTTGTTAAAATAGTTCATACATAGATCATACATAGTTCGTACAAAGTTCATACATatggataaaataatatatgatatttgttATACTAAAAcgataataaatcaaaaatgtGATATCATGCTCATACTAGTAGTAATCAGACTTTATACATATTTCATCCAGATAGTAATCAGACTTCATACATAATCAATAATTGAAGAAAGATTCATACAAAAAAAGTCAACAAATTAGAAATGTAATGTCATGCTAATACAATATTTAGTAATCAGACttcatacaaaaaaatcaacaaattagAAATGTAATGTCATGCCCATACAATTAGTAATCAGACATCATTCAAACACTGTCATATAAATGGACAATCAAATCAATTCATACACAAAACATGAAACGTAATGTCATGCCCATACAATTAGTAATCAgacttcatacatacatcaatttatatatcaattcaaaCATCATGCAAACACTGTCATATAAATGGACAACCAAATCAATTCATACACAAAGCATGAAATGAAATTCTAGGGTACTTTCATACACAAATCATACAACAGTATTACATCAATGTATATATCAATTCATACAACATTTATACACAAGTCATACAAATTAATACATCAATGCACACAAAATtcatacaatattaatacatattacaattATTAAAAAACTAATCTGTGACTTTCAAACTACATAATAATCCTCATTCAGGACTAATACaccaattcatacatcaaaatcatacataaattataaaatggtaatacatattataattgTCAAAGTTTTACAATCTGACTATGAAACTCATAAAGTGTTTGcatacaaaactaaaaaatcaattcatacataattcatacataactcatacaaaatacaattgtcaaacaaaatcaaaaattcaTACACAACAGCATACATATCAACCGTCGATGGTATCACATAACATGAAAAATCAATGCTCATTAAAAacagttt is a genomic window containing:
- the LOC107004754 gene encoding probable inactive purple acid phosphatase 29 produces the protein MEISNLRKLILMLLFLSSFQLCKAFGGVANPLAKLRFDGKNGEFRILQVADIHYGDGKTTPCEDVLPQQMSSCSDLNTTDFIFRMIHAEKPHLIVFTGDNIFGSDATDPVKSMDAAFAPAISSNIPWAAVLGNHDQESTLSREDVMKHIIGMKSTLSQLNPPDVPDIDGFGNYNLEVHGTEGSELTNKSVLNLYFLDSGDYSTVPSIPGYGWIKPSQQFWFQRTSRKLKKTYLHYSNARKAPAPGLAYFHIPLPEYASFDSSNFTGVRQEGISSASINSGFFTTMVEAGDVKAAFAGHDHINDFCGKLMDINLCYAGGFGYHAYGKAGWSRRARMVVASLEKTGKGGWGDVKSIKTWKRLDDEHLTTIDTQVLWSKRTAGARRKKPIGHH